In Lycium barbarum isolate Lr01 chromosome 9, ASM1917538v2, whole genome shotgun sequence, the DNA window AGAAGTTAACGTGGTATACACAGTGAAAAACAAATCTACTTGAGCATCAAAGATGTGGTGCAGTGAATGAGACTGTTCTTTCTTTAATTAGAGATTTTGGGTTTGAGTCcttaatatgaattttttttgatAGGGAGCGGTTCCCCCGAGTGGACCTTACGAGGCGCGAATTAGGATTTATTTGGCTCCAATGCAGGTATCGACACCTGGATattgaaaaattgaaaaaaaagaagaaggaaaaaaaaaaactccaccTATTTATAGGATCTCACTCACTTCACATTTCTCTCAAATCTTCATTCATTTCATCATTCAAACCTCCTCCTTAATCCATAATATTCTTCTCAACTAaaaaagagacaaaaaaaaaaaaaaaaaaaaaaaaaaaaaacaagaaacccACTTAAAGGATCAAGAGATGTGTGTCAACTCAACAGAATGGAGTGCATCACGTATCCATTACTTTTCTGGGCAGAAACAAAAACCAAAACGCTCGAGAGTTCAAGTTCATAGACTTGCATGGTACCTAACTTTCACACATAgtttaaaatactaaaaattttcTTTTAGAAGTATTCTTTGattttctaaggcatgaaaaTCTTCTCGCTTTCTGTTCGAGTTTAACGTTATATAGATAGTGTATATAAATTTTGCATCAAGAGTGTAGTTTTACCAACTTTGACAATATAATTTATCGCGTTTTGCAAGTTATCAATTCATGTTTGCTATAGAGGTTAATATTATTTAAGTTATATAACCAACAGTTTCTTACACTCAGTACTATTTGGCCTCTGATAGCATGTTTATACCATTTTTACTAAATTATCGATTAACGCTTATCATACAGATTTTCTGTCAATACCATATGAGTGACCTGATTGTGTGAATATTTTTACACTGTCAGTACATATATAGAAGTTAATTTAACTCTAAAAATCATctgattatgaaaaaaaaatcatagtGAGTCATTTATTCTTGCATATCCGATAAAAAACCGAGTAGGGTGGTTGAGGTATCCACTACTCAAGTCACCCTCTCCCAAAAGAGAAGCTTCTATTCTAAAAGCGGAAGCTTCTAGCTTGGCAGCTAGAGTACTCGCTTGACACTTGAATTATTATTCAcgaacaaataaattgaaaaagtcAACAAAAAGATTTGATTCTGACCTCGTAGAGTGGGTGTTGATTAATTTTTACATTACctaataatataaaaattatttatgctttggttgtatgttaattgAATATTTATGCTTTCGGTGTATATTAATTAAGCTCTTTATGCATTACCATATGATTTACACTATTAAATTTGGTTTTTCAGGAGGAAAAAGAATGAGGAAAAGGCAGAAGCTGAGAAAAATATGGAACTAAGAAACTTGAAGCTGTACATGGAGAACATGAGTATATTAGAAGAAAATGAGAAATTAAGGAAGAAAGCAAATCTCCTTCACCAAGAAAACCTTGCTTTAATGTCTGAATTTCAGAAGAAATTTTCTCAATTGGATCGGTTTCCGTCACCCTTAATTTAATTAGGGACAGAGCTAGAGTTTAGGTTATGGGTTTGACCGAATTCAGTACGTACCTTTGGAGTCTACActttgtacttgtcttgaaaaagaagtattgtcttgaaaaagaagtattgtacaaattattaatttaaaaccCAAACATGTAAGCTTTAAATTCTGGCTCCGTCTCTACTTAATTTGcttcttcttcataagcaatAATGTCAATGAACAAACCCTACTTCATTTAGTAGCTTTTCTAGCTTATGTACTCTCGAGGGTTCTGCTAATAACTGTTATATTTATTAATGAGAAAAAATGAATTTCTTACCTATATAAGTGTTCAATTCAAACTGTTGCTAATTTATGTTATTCGAACTCTTTAGAAGTATTGCTACATACGTGTTGGTTGATCCTTTAAAGATGGATaacttttggagaatccgacacacATCGGATAACATTTTTAAAGAATCCGAGTAACATATACAACTGCTAATTATGATCTTTGTTAACCATTTTGTATATAATATTGTTATATTAGCATTTTCTCTCTTTATGGTTTGCATGGTTCAATTCAAATTATGCTGCTAATTATATGGCTCAGATCTTCCAAAAATGCTGCCTTATTTGTGTTGGGCCCTCAAAAAATGGATCGCTTTGGAGAATTTGACACACACCCGATAGTAACTTTGATGGATCTGAGCAACATAACTGCAAATTCTCATCTTCGTCAGCCactttgtttatgttgttataCTAACATTTTCTTTCCTTATTGCTACTCTTATTATATATACCAACACAAGATAAATATATGCCTACACAATATAAAGAAATTTTACGCTATCAATATAGTTTTATATTACAGGTTATCAATTCACGTTCGTTATAATAAATATTTGCAGTTATTAGCGTATAAAGCAGCAAAACAAACCAAGTTTTGAAGATGTTCATATACTCAAAGAAGTAAAGCAATAGTTCAAAGAAAGCTGCTGTGTAACTTTAACATATAATCTTTAATACTTAAGGGTCCAAACCTGAAAAGCATTATGCTTGCAGGTTAAACAATTCTTTAGAAGGGTAAAAACACATTCCGCCATTTACATTTACGTGGAATATGTATAGAGTTTAAGGGAAGGAACGAAATGTTTTCAAACTTATGGTCTTAAATATGCTATAATAATTGTGTGGTCTAAGACTTCCGAAACTTGCAATATTATTATGCCATTAGCTTTTATACACTGACAGCATAATTTTCAGTCGCCTAAAAAGTAAATACAAGAACCCATAATAAGTGGAATTAGTAgcttgaaaaataaaataaataacctATTACAACGTATTAAAATTAAATACACTAATAATGTTTAATGCCTTTGAGTAGATAAAAATGAGGAAATAATATTCAAACAAGCAGGCAAAACCATCGACAGTTGCGAACTTGTGATGGAATGAATATAATTCCTTCATCAGAGGCTTCATACTCGAGAGAATGCTTCCCCTTTTAATGGGACTCATGCAATGTTAATATAAATTAATCGGACCCCAAAATAGGTACCAAGTCCAATGTGAAACAAAAGGAAAAGCAGACAAAAGTAAATGGAGGAGTCCTAAATGTACTTTAGAAAAAAGCAAAACCCAATTTTCCAACCGTAATAAATACTTGCACTAGTAACCTTTTGTCTGAGCAAAACACAATTTTCCAACCAAAATAAATACCAGTACTTGTAACCTGTTGTCTTTCCCCCACAAAAGAGTCCAGTGAAGCTTCTTAACACGTGAGGTTAGACAAGGAGCCCGGAACACAATtgaccccccaaaaaaaaaagtagaaatgAACCAAAATATTCCAAGGAAAAAATGTAGaaatgaaccaaaatatcccaaggGAAAAAAGTGATATGAAAGTACACTTAACGCAAATTACTGcgttattccattttttttttcaattactcTCTTTCGTTTAAATGTTCACACTTTTTCCGTACTTTAGCTATaaattaatcatgctttgagacttCGAAACTTCAATATCTTATGTAAAACCCAATTtgtttttgtgcgattaataatataggctcaatatatcaaggaTAGGCAAAATTTCGGGTTGTCGTTTTAgaggttgaaaagtgctcgattaTTAGTGATGTTTGACGGTATATTTGTCTTTGAGCAGCAAGATTTATGAATGTTTGATTTAAACAATGTGGCATGAACTTAGGTAGTTGATTTAAACAATGTAGCATGAACTTAGATAGTTATACAAATCCAGTTTGATAgcataaaattataaaataacgATTATAAGGAGAAAAAGTAGTTGTATATTAGTGAAACTTTAAACgttcataactttgcgctcgaaTGTCCGAGCATAATTTCGTGAGAAGTACTAGGTATTCGATGAAATAACTGAGATGCGCACAAACTGATTCAAACTTCACTAttaccaaaaaaacaaaaaaacatattttagatccTTCGTCTAGAGGCAGATGAATCCTTCTTTTTTCGTGGCaagaaaacatatatatatatatatatatatatatatatatatatatatatatatatatgtgaaaaCATCACTAAAATCTCAACAAATATCCCGAACACATAATTTCAGAAGTACAATAAAATCAGTCTAAAAACCTAGAAGGTTGAAAAAAATCCTGGATCCACTTTTGATTTCTACCGGAGATAGCTCAGTGCACACTGGTATATCTTCTTGCTAAAAACTCCTCATTTCTTACCCATGAAAGCAACGACTTCATCGCGTTCTACACATCATTTCACTACGCGTCATATGTTCGTATCTTCCTGTTGTTGTTTTTCAGTGAAACCACTTTAGGGATCGTTACGTTAAGGACATTTTTATTCAAACCTAAGGTCCAAGGTGCATGTATAAGAAGTGATGGGAAGAAACAGGACAGAGTACCTGTTAGACTTAGAAACAGAAACTGATCGGGGCAAGGAGACTGGAGAAAGTACACACTGGACTCGACAACGCTCACAATTTTTTTGACTGCTTCTGTGATGATCTGTATATCCGGAATGCTGCCAAGCACATTGTGGCATTACCTATTACGGTCAAAGCCGCTTGGAGAGCCACTATTACCTGAAATTCATGCACAGAACGGAACGTAAGTCATATCTCCATTACAGAACAAATATTCTGCTTTACGAATGAATTTAAGCATATATGAGAGGGgtatctaggatttgaaggttaTAGTTTCCCAGAACAATATCAAGTTAATACTAAATACTGGGTTCACATGAACCTGTAACCAACACAATATATCAACCCCTGCCTAAATGTTAATTAACGGCAACATATAAGGGAATGTGTTAAGAGAGATCAACAAGAATCTTCCCCGGGATTCCCTTAGAGCATTAATCTCCGTAGTAACCTGTTGTAAGTTCTAAATTCTTACAGGATAACACAAATGTAATTGTGCTAATAGTCAGAGGAGTACGCATGGTCAGTGAGGAATTATACAGCCGACCACAACTTGTTTGGGGCTGAGGCATAGTTGTTGGTAATGTTAGGCAGAGAAGTAATCATAATATCTAAATGAGAGGGAAATAAGGTATGAGAGATATTGCGCACAGATAAAATATCCGCCGGATTGAAGCAAATAGCAGCCAAAACCAGTAAAATGGTCACGAGGTCAATGAATTAATGGATTAACTCTATGCAATTCCCATCCTCCCATAGGCCGAGAAATTCATTTTTCTCTTTAACTGGGATTGCAATTTTTGCTTCATTATTAGTGTTAATTACATAGCACTGGACATTTTCTGTAAGGATTATTcacaagagaagaagaagagggttaTATCTAATCAGGTTGCCTATTAGGATAGTGAAACTGTCATACTATATAATTCGCAGAATATCGTTGCAATCAGTATACAAATAGAAGTTCATAATTTTCATTTTAGGAAAAGAATTACACCTACTTACCTCAAGAGACTCCGAGTTATAAAAGAAATGCCAAGTGCAGGCACAGAGTGCTCCTCCCAGCAGGGGCACCTAAATGACAAAGTAGTAAATGAAGTCATTTATGAGCCAACAAATGGGCAAAAACAAAGGAAGGAGACGCAAAGGTGGCCGGGAAAAATGGATATAAGTGCTAACTGATCAAAGAGAATCATGAAGTGATAAGTCAACACAACCAATGAAACAAAAAACACCATTTATGAGCCAATAACTCGGATAAGACAGGAAGAAGATACACGTGGGCTTTACACGATTAATAGGATTAGATATATATCCCTTCAACATAGGTTGTCTAAAGGATCTCGGAAACCCACCAAAGTTCGAAAGCCAGCAGCTTTCAGAAAATGGATTCCTATTCAAAGAGTGGGGAGAAAGGAATACTGAGCAAGTGTGAAATGATCGAAGAGAAAAATGAAGTGATAACTCACCATGACCAATCAAATAAAAAACATCACTTTGTTAAGAAAAGATACATTTTCACAACCTGAAAACCTCTCTTCTTGAAAGACTTGTTTTGTCCCATCTTGTCATTGATCTAAATAATATTAGAAAAATAACTCAATAATCAAAATCAACAAAATTTTGACATTTGAACTATGTTGGCCATGTCATGGGAAAGGTAAGAAAGAGAAGAGGAACCTGAAGAGCAAGAAGTTCTATACTCCATGGATAGCCAGCCACCAACTATATATATGGATTATAGTAGCACTGTGATGGAAGCATAACCTCAACAAAACTGTGTCACATGTAGGGGTTTTCTGCCACTGCTCTTTATGAAGCATTCACGGTCGGACAGCAATGTCATTAAGGTAGGTTAATGAAACCTGTTTGGAATTGAGGTGTAGTTGTTATTGTTGCTTTTGGTTTATGATAATATtgaagaataaaataaaataaaaaaggacttCATAAACACCAATAACTCTCCCTCAAAGAGTCAGCCGTGAATCAATCGAGACGCAACTATCAAGGTTTGGGGTTGACTGCAATAGGCACCGACTATGAATACATTCATTTCAGCCTCTTATTGTTTGTGTTTATTAATCTTTGATAACAAAATGAAGATTGTTTAAGGGTCTTAAGCATCTTAGCATCGTCATTACTATGAcaagataaaagaaaaaaaaaaaagacagtatTATATCCCCTCCattttttatatttacaaaaacTCCGAAGTTAAATAGTGACATTATGGTTTCTAAAATGATTTCACATGAATAATTAACATTGTTGCTAAAATCACATGACAATATTTAGGAACTTCTTTACTCTTAAATAGATCCTAAGAGATAAATTGCGGGTCCAAGATCGAATTGTCTGATTAAACATATGGGAACATAACAATGACACCAACAACACACCcattgtaatcccacaagtggggtctagggagggtggtgtgtacgcagccttaccccctATCTTGTAAAGGTCGAGAGGTGGTTTAGGCTCAAGTATGCACATCAAAGACTGTTCTGTACACAAACTTATGAGAACACAAACTTTATAAATTTACAGGAAAGACTGTTCTGTACTTCCAGAAGAAACACTATTTAAGCATAATAGCCAATTCTATTGGACCAGCTATAGGTCCTGATCAGATGTTGCGACATCTAATATATTACCAAGAAGAGTGTATAATGTCACAAAGCTTGCATGTACTTCTGCTTTGACTCGCTCTACAGAGTTTTTCAATGACGGTGGTGTTCGGGCCAGTTTACACGCACCTCAAATAATTCCATCCGGTATCTGTTACTTCCCACCAACACAGGTATTGGATAGCTCTGTCGACCGAGGCTTAGGAAGACGGGAAGAAATCATATAGTTTTTTGCTTCTACAGAGATCTGAACCTGAAACCTCACTCACACATCCAACTTACATTTTTCTAAGTTCTACATAGTACATACCATGGGAAGTTTTTGTTTTTGAGCAACGCAAAATATTTCAAGGATTGTTCTTTCTGGAGTTTTTGAGTTCAacagagtgtttttttttttttttgaccagTTAACATATAGTTCAACAGAGATTGGAAAGGGAGAATATAGCATTATCATCAACCAAGCTAAAATTTCAACGCACTGAGATAAGTCATGTTCAAAAAATATTTACAGTTCATGTTAAGCTCATTGACAAAAAGAAGATTCAATATTGCAGACCTAAAGGCAAAAGCATCTACACACCAAAATTAAACAAACACGAATGAGCAACATTACTTACCATTGCCCAGGAGAGTCCCTTCCAAGATTCATTCCCTGACTTCTCCCCGTATTGCCAAACGAGAGCCATAGCGGTAACCCTTTCGAACAAAGTTAAGAAAATCAGTCTTTTCATTCAGCACAAAAAACACATGAACAGATCAATCCTACGACGAAGCGCATTCCCTCTGCCCCAATTTATTTAACACCATTTTTGGACGTTTTAAAGTATTTGATATCATTCCATTTCCATACAACTTTCAcaattttcaagaaatcaaattAACTAAATTATTCAAACTTAAGTTTTGATGAAATGTTTTAGTATCTACTAAACTAGTTTAAAAGTATTACTTTATTATTTTGTTTCACTACCACTaatgggaaaagggtaaaaatacCTATCTCACATACAAATATCTTAATTTACCCTCCATTATCATTAGCAAATTATCTTGTATTTGTCTTGACCCTAATGGAGCTAGAACATGAAATATAACGGAATGTCATTATAAACAATAGTCAAAACGTAAAGGGATAAATTTGGACATTTTTCCCTAAGTATTTTCACACATGGGATTCACCAACCCACACTGGAGCTTTGTAAAAATCGAGCACAAATATGCTGTTATTTGCTTAAGGCAAAGGTATGTACGACCCTAAAGTATAATAGAGGATATAATTAAGATATTTTGCATAGTAGATGAGTAAATTCGAGCCTTTCTCTATAATATATACCGGGGGCGGATGCGTAACATGCGTTACAAATTCATCGGAACACATTAATTTTGGCTCAAATTCTATATATCTGTTAAAGAACTCACTATACTAGTACAAATAATAGATTTTGAACTCAGTAAATCAAATGGGTTGTGGTAGAACCCGAACTCGAACTCATAAAGTTCAAATCTTGATCCACTTCTAATAATATATGCACCAAAATAACAGTTAAACTCTCATTCCAGTCAAATAGAATCATACAAAATGAATACAGAAAGTACCATTCGATAATACTGGACGATAAAATTAAGATATTTTGCATAGTAGTAAGTAGATAGGTAAACTTGAACCTTTTCTCTATAACATATGGTACGAATTCATACAAACACAGTAACATTTACTCAaaacctatatatatattttaaaaaaaaaactcattaaaAATAACTACAAATGATAGATTACGAAACCACTAAATCAAATGGGTTGTGGTAGAACATGAACTCGAACTCATAAAGTTTAAAATCTTGATCCGCCTCTAATAAAATACAAACTAAATTTTCCCATCTATCCAAACCTTGGTAGACAGAGTTACTCGGTAACTCTGCTAGGAGGTAGCAGGTACCTCATGGAATTAATTGAGATGCACACAAGTTGACCCGAacaccacggttatcaaaaaatatatatatatatacaaaccaGATTAACATCTTAAACCCTCATTCAGTCATATATAAAACACGAAATAAGGAAATTACCATTCAACAACACAGGAAACATGACTAGCCACGTATGTAATGAGAGAACATTAGAAGGTTCATTGAACTTAAAAGAAGAAGAACCCATTATAGCTAACTCAAAACCAGAGGCAAGGCCCACAATTAGAGTTGTAAAAGCAAGTCCAGATAAACCCAAAATTGTTGCACCATATTTTAGGTTCTGTGATGAATTACTAATAATAATGGGTGTTGAAAAATGGGTCCTTTTTCTTGCAGAAAAGAGAAAATTTGGACCTAACCATACATAGCATATGTTACATGTTTATTTGAACCCATTAACTTTGGCTCAAAACCTATACTGCCTCCATCCCAaattatgtgatacactttccatTTTAGTTCGTCCCAAAGAGAaggacacctttctatatttagtaatgaTTGAACTTTaaacttcccattttacccttaatgaaatgctTTTGAAACACACAAATATATGTGTCTTATTTTGGACAACAAGTTTC includes these proteins:
- the LOC132608746 gene encoding protein LITTLE ZIPPER 1-like: MCVNSTEWSASRIHYFSGQKQKPKRSRVQVHRLAWRKKNEEKAEAEKNMELRNLKLYMENMSILEENEKLRKKANLLHQENLALMSEFQKKFSQLDRFPSPLI